The Temnothorax longispinosus isolate EJ_2023e chromosome 4, Tlon_JGU_v1, whole genome shotgun sequence genome has a window encoding:
- the Hlh54f gene encoding uncharacterized protein Hlh54f — protein sequence MPRKRRASTSSLDEYPSDEKYMKDDMDSRAPRNAANARERARMRILSKAFCRLKTTLPWIPADSKLSKLDTLRLAATYIAHLRSVLRDDGEAHPETTKSLSLALSWPFAIQSNNAATLMNNSCNVSSSTSSSCNQYRGQQATHDIQNFHHSGHQGATMRHNQEQQFSYY from the exons ATGCCTCGAAAACGCCGCGCCTCGACATCGTCGCTGGACGAATATCCTTCTGACGAGAAATACATGAAGGACGACATGGACAGTCGCGCTCCACGAAATGCTGCCAATGCCCGAGAACGCGCGCGAATGAGAATTTTAAGCAAAGCATTTTGCAGATTAAAAACAACTTTGCCATGGATCCCTGCCGATTCAAAATTAAGCAAGCTTGATACGTTACGTCTGGCCGCAACATACATCGCTCATCTGCGATCAGTGCTTCGAGATGACGGTGAAGCCCATCCTGAAACCACCAAATCTTTGTCGCTGGCCTTG TCATGGCCATTCGCTATTCAGAGCAACAACGCAGCGACGCTTATGAACAACAGTTGCAACGTGTCCTCCTCGACATCTTCGAGCTGTAATCAGTATCGAGGCCAGCAAGCGACTCATGATATCCAAAACTTCCATCATTCGGGTCATCAAGGCGCGACCATGCGCCATAATCAGGAGCAACAGTTCTCTTATTactaa
- the Yeti gene encoding uncharacterized protein Yeti isoform X1: MRYVPRRICASRTESNRVECVSRGTRGPFFLRGVPRGFFGPGRCSTPGACTPRDRSRPAPTTIHVRGDENAGSAAAAASRCNDISGRRTDVRSRNFWHRRHVVQKNVSHEIALISRSVTPGIGLFRLVKEVKFRYVDDAAEKRGGISYTNLNLSMSEEHQLPSDSDEDDEDYVPDGADCDPVSEVESEGEIESGPEDENDENKRDTGRKRGTKRSKGRKSKKANHRRTLEEGSKEEEECKEKKELTEEEEKKRADSLWADFMKDTAVGKSKPQNSINSINKSKERSPPIQKPKVQEKVKITKVFEFAGEEVKVEKEVSVDSAEARLSLSAAENSVAKPQESTSPAAKERGGRGGTKRVGLGGISSVLGQIGKKAKISTLEKSKLDWDNFKKQENIEEELNTHNKGKDGYLERQDFLQRADLRQFEIEKQLRNSGRRSTR; encoded by the exons ATGCGATACGTGCCTAGGCGCATTTGCGCGAGTCGAACGGAGTCGAATCGAGTCGAGTGTGTGTCGCGAGGTACCCGTGGCCCCTTTTTCCTCCGAGGTGTTCCTCGCGGATTTTTCGGCCCAGGCCGGTGCTCCACGCCCGGTGCGTGTACGCCGCGGGATCGATCCAGGCCCGCGCCGACGACGATTCATGTACGCGGCGACGAAAACGCCGGAtccgccgcggccgccgcgTCTCGATGTAACGACATTTCCGGAAGGCGAACCGACGTCCGCTCGCGGAATTTTTGGCACCGACGGCACGTCGTTCAAAAGAACGTGAGTCACGAAATCGCACTGATATCGCGTTCAGTTACGCCGGGAATCGGCCTGTTCCGTCTGGTTAAAGAGGTTAAGTTTCGCTACGTTGACGACGCAGCGGAGAAGCGTGGTG GTATCTCCTATACTAATCTCAATTTAAGCATGTCAGAAGAACATCAATTGCCTTCTGATTCGGATGAAGACGACGAAGATTATGTTCCTGATGGCGCTGATTGTGATCCAGTATCCGAAGTAGAGTCGGAAGGCGAAATTGAGAGTGGCCCAGAAGACGAAAATGATGAGAACAAAAGAGATACTGGACGGAAGAGAGGTACAAAGAGATCTAAAGGTCGAAAGAGTAAAAAGGCAAACCACAGAAGAACCTTAGAAGAAGGAAgtaaagaggaagaagaatgtaaagagaagaaagagctcactgaggaagaagagaaaaagagagcggACTCTCTTTGGGCTGATTTCATGAAGGATACAG cTGTTGGTAAATCAAAGCCACAGAATTCAATCAATTCAATCAATAAGTCCAAAGAGAGATCGCCACCGATTCAAAAGCCAAAAGTCCAAGAAAAGGTTAAGATAACTAAAGTTTTTGAATTTGCTGGTGAAGAAGTAAAGGTCGAGAAGGAAGTATCGGTTGATTCTGCGGAAGCCAGATTATCGCTTTCCGCGGCCGAAAATTCCGTCGCGAAACCACAGGAATCCACATCTCCCGCGGCCAAAGAACGAGGCGGACGAGGCGGCACTAAGCGCGTCGGATTAGGCGGCATTTCTTCGGTTCTGGGACAGATCGGAAAAAAGGCCAAAATTAGTACGTtagaaaaatctaaattagaTTGGGACAACTTCAAGAAACAAGAGAACATTGAGGAAGAACTTAATACTCATAACAAAGGCAAGGACGGATATCTAGAGCGGCAAGATTTTCTACAGAGAGCGGATCTACGGCAATTTGAAATCGAGAAACAATTACGGAATTCTGGCAGACGTAGTACACGGTGA
- the Yeti gene encoding craniofacial development protein 1 isoform X2 — MSEEHQLPSDSDEDDEDYVPDGADCDPVSEVESEGEIESGPEDENDENKRDTGRKRGTKRSKGRKSKKANHRRTLEEGSKEEEECKEKKELTEEEEKKRADSLWADFMKDTAVGKSKPQNSINSINKSKERSPPIQKPKVQEKVKITKVFEFAGEEVKVEKEVSVDSAEARLSLSAAENSVAKPQESTSPAAKERGGRGGTKRVGLGGISSVLGQIGKKAKISTLEKSKLDWDNFKKQENIEEELNTHNKGKDGYLERQDFLQRADLRQFEIEKQLRNSGRRSTR; from the exons ATGTCAGAAGAACATCAATTGCCTTCTGATTCGGATGAAGACGACGAAGATTATGTTCCTGATGGCGCTGATTGTGATCCAGTATCCGAAGTAGAGTCGGAAGGCGAAATTGAGAGTGGCCCAGAAGACGAAAATGATGAGAACAAAAGAGATACTGGACGGAAGAGAGGTACAAAGAGATCTAAAGGTCGAAAGAGTAAAAAGGCAAACCACAGAAGAACCTTAGAAGAAGGAAgtaaagaggaagaagaatgtaaagagaagaaagagctcactgaggaagaagagaaaaagagagcggACTCTCTTTGGGCTGATTTCATGAAGGATACAG cTGTTGGTAAATCAAAGCCACAGAATTCAATCAATTCAATCAATAAGTCCAAAGAGAGATCGCCACCGATTCAAAAGCCAAAAGTCCAAGAAAAGGTTAAGATAACTAAAGTTTTTGAATTTGCTGGTGAAGAAGTAAAGGTCGAGAAGGAAGTATCGGTTGATTCTGCGGAAGCCAGATTATCGCTTTCCGCGGCCGAAAATTCCGTCGCGAAACCACAGGAATCCACATCTCCCGCGGCCAAAGAACGAGGCGGACGAGGCGGCACTAAGCGCGTCGGATTAGGCGGCATTTCTTCGGTTCTGGGACAGATCGGAAAAAAGGCCAAAATTAGTACGTtagaaaaatctaaattagaTTGGGACAACTTCAAGAAACAAGAGAACATTGAGGAAGAACTTAATACTCATAACAAAGGCAAGGACGGATATCTAGAGCGGCAAGATTTTCTACAGAGAGCGGATCTACGGCAATTTGAAATCGAGAAACAATTACGGAATTCTGGCAGACGTAGTACACGGTGA